The sequence below is a genomic window from Oleidesulfovibrio alaskensis DSM 16109.
CAAAGTCGTGCTTGACGATTGCTCTGCCACTTCCTAGAACGTAGGGCGAATCTGCCGCCATTGCGACCGCAGCGTACCGGAAGGCTCCGGTCTGCGTCGCCCCGCGGCATCCCGAATCAACAGGGCGGCTGCTCCTGCTGCAAACCGCCTGCAAATAGAGAGGGTACACACATGAAACGGCTCCTGCTGGCCAGCGCATTCATTCTTGCAAGCGCCGGTCCTCTGGCTGCTGGCGAAGAGTTCGGCCGTATGGATACCGACGGTAACGGTTCGGTCACATGGGAAGAATTCTCCGCGGCCTACCCGTCCATGCGGGAACCCGCCTTCGCCGCCATTGACACCAACGGCGACAAACTGATGAGCCACGAAGAATGGCATAATTTCCGCAACCGTCACGGCAAAGACGGTGCCGGCATGCAGAATATGGGCTCAGGCATGAAAATGCCTCCCGAAGGGATGACCATGCCGCCCAAAGGCATGCCCGGCAAAAACGGTAAACCCATGATCATGCCCCCCGCAGGGCACGGTAAACCGCAAAACGGAAAAATGCTGATCGAACCTCCTAAAGAATAATATGCAGGGCCGGACCAATCCGGCCTTTTTTTCCGCCTCATGCCATGCGCCACAGTCTGCCCGCACGGCTTTGCCGGACCTTCCCTCCGCACGAACCGCGGTACAAAAAAAACGGACCTGTGTCCGCTTTTCTGTACCGGCTGATGCACGGCAGGCACTGACGCGTCAGCCGGTGCCGCAAGAATGCTTTGCGCCTCTGTCTCTGTATACGCGTCTTTGCGCAGGCAGGTCATCCGCATACAGGTCATCCGTATGCAGGCCGTCCGCAGCAGGCCACGGGCACCCTGCTGAATGCCGACGCCCGCGCTGACAAGCCCTGAAAAATCTGTCCACGCCCCGATGGGCAGAACTACGCAGACAAGCCCGCCGTCATTCCTCTTCTTCAGACGCGGCGATCACCTTGCCGAGCGAACGCAGTTCCACCACACGCTTGCTCGAAGCCATGCGGAATTCACACTGGCTTACGGGGCTGCTGACCTCAAAGGAGCGG
It includes:
- a CDS encoding EF-hand domain-containing protein, which encodes MKRLLLASAFILASAGPLAAGEEFGRMDTDGNGSVTWEEFSAAYPSMREPAFAAIDTNGDKLMSHEEWHNFRNRHGKDGAGMQNMGSGMKMPPEGMTMPPKGMPGKNGKPMIMPPAGHGKPQNGKMLIEPPKE